The DNA sequence TGATTTAAGCTCAAGCATCAGCATGGTCTGGGGCAAATATTTTTCAAAAAAATAATCAAGTGTCATGATCTTCTGACCAGAATATGATTCTGTAAACCATTTACCGCAATCAAGTTTCCTAAGTTCTTTCAGGGTGATCTCAGAAATCGGCCTTGGTTTCTTCTCAAGTTTTTTTGTGGTTCTGTCGTGATAGATCACAAGCTTGTCATCCGAGGTCATCTGAATATCTGTCTCAAAACCGTCTATGGGATATTCGAGGGCAAGATCAAAAGCTGCCTCAGTGTTTTCAGGAGCGGCGGCCATTGCCCCTCTATGTGCAATCACAAGCCTTTCGTATTTTCTATTCTTCAAAATATTCCTCCACTGCCCTTTTATCCTTTTTTACCTCTAGTTCTTTGAGCCTCGAGTCCATATGCTCATGAAGCGCCATGAGATCATGTTCAAGATGCTGAAGCTCGCTTATCCGCTCCCTGATTTCCGCAAGTCTCCTGTCTCCGAATTTAAGCGCCTTTCTGAGCTGTTCTGCCTCATTGTAATCCACATCTGTCATTCCTATAATTTCAGCAATTTCCTCGAGTGTATAGCCGAACCTTTTGCCCCTCAGAATAAGCCTGAGCCTTGCCCTGTCCCTCTTGGTATAGAACCTCTGATTACCATTTGTCCTGCCTGGCGAGATCATGCCCTTTTCTTCGTAAAATCTTATGGAACGCGTGCTTACGTCAAATTCATGTGCAAGTTCCGATATAGTAATTATATCTTTTTGAGTAATTATATCTTTTTTGGGCTCTTCAGAATTCATCATAATCCTATTCATTAAATCGGCTCATTTATACCGTATTTCCAAAATTACCGGAAGATTACACAAAAAGCCGTCCGATAAAAACAAATAATTTCGTTCTGTAATCATTATTATATACGGGTTTATTGATATGAAACTTAGAGTATTGACAAAGTTCATTGCTTGATATAATCGTTATTTACGTTAACGTAAACACTAAGATCATCACAAACGAAATCAACAGCAAAAAAACATTCAGAGGAACGCACCATGGAAAAGCTGTTTTACCCTGAATCCATAGCCATTGCAGGTCTTTCTTCAAAAAAGCAGAATACGCCCAAAATAATCCTGGAAAACCTTATAAGATGGGGATACAAGGGCAGAATTTTCGGAATCAACCCATCAGCAACCGAAAACGAAGTATGCGGGATCAAAATATACAAAAGCGCCACAGAGCTACCTGAAATTCCTGATCTTGGGGTGATCCTCATTCCTGCAAAACATGTCCCTCCGGCTGTGGATGACTGCGGAAACGGAGGAATAAAGCGGCTTGCCGTACTTGCGGGCGGATTCAATGAAAGCAGCGAAGAAGGCCTGATTCTTGCCGAACAGCTTGTGGCCAATGCAAAAAAGCACGGAATAAAATTCGTCGGCCCCAATGCTTTTACTCTGGCAAATACCGCAAATGGCCTGTGCTTTCCTTTCGTACCGAGCTTCAAGCCTCCTAAAGGAGGACTCTCCTTAATAACCCAGAGTGGCGGACTTGGAATATTTCTGTGGAATCTCATGGAAAATGAAAACGTGGGACTCGCCAAGTTTGTCAGTATCGGTAACAAGCTGAATCTGGATGAAAGCGACTTCATTGAATATCTCGGCAATGACTCTGAAACCAAGGTAATCTGCCTTTATCTTGAAAGTATTGTTAACGGGACCAAGCTCATTGAGGCTGCCCAGAAAATAAACAAGCCATTGATTGTCTACAAGGCCAACACCACAGTAGCCGGAAACAAGGCGGCAATGAGCCATACGGCTTCACTCAGCAACAACGAGGATATCATTGATTCGGCCTTTGAAAGGGCTGGAATCATAAGAATTGACAACTTCAGGGATTTCATAACAACAGCAAAGGCTTTTGACCTTCCTCCAATGAAAGGCAGGCGCATATTTACAATGAGTCCTGCCGGTGGCATTGCAGTTTCAATGGCAGATATATGCGAAAAGGAAGGATTCTGTTTTGCCGATCCGGGGGTAGCCTTCTATAATGAACTTTCCGACATCGCCAACGCAGGCATAATTAAATTTTCCAACCCCCTCGACATGGGAGATTTTTACAAATCCAACATGTACCCCCTCATTTTCAGCAGGGTTCTTGAAAATGAAAATGTTGACGGAGCAGTCTGCGTAAGTCAGTGGCCTAAAATGCCTTCTGGAGGAGAAGACTATTTCACGGATCTCTTTAATACTGATATTTCAAATCCGACAATAGGAGCGATAAGGTCATCAAATAAGCCGCTTGCATTTGCGCTTTATGGCCACGGCCCATATGTCGCAAATATAAAGAGAAGGCTCTCCATCCCTGTTTTTGATGGCCCTGAAGAAGCAATCAAGGCGATGAAACGCCAGATGGCCTTTTATACGAAAAAAGCAGAAGGGAACTTTATCCCTACCCAAGTCGACGGTATTAACAAGACCGCTGCTGCCGAATGGATAAAAGATAAGGATGGCGTTCTTGGCGAGGAAAGTCTGGAGCTTCTTGAGTTCTATGGAATCAAATGCCCTGAATCACAGGTTGCAAACTCCCCGGACGAAGCTGCAAAAGCAGCTGCAAAAATTGGATTTCCTGTGGTCATGA is a window from the Desulforegula conservatrix Mb1Pa genome containing:
- a CDS encoding MerR family transcriptional regulator, translating into MNRIMMNSEEPKKDIITQKDIITISELAHEFDVSTRSIRFYEEKGMISPGRTNGNQRFYTKRDRARLRLILRGKRFGYTLEEIAEIIGMTDVDYNEAEQLRKALKFGDRRLAEIRERISELQHLEHDLMALHEHMDSRLKELEVKKDKRAVEEYFEE
- a CDS encoding acetate--CoA ligase family protein codes for the protein MEKLFYPESIAIAGLSSKKQNTPKIILENLIRWGYKGRIFGINPSATENEVCGIKIYKSATELPEIPDLGVILIPAKHVPPAVDDCGNGGIKRLAVLAGGFNESSEEGLILAEQLVANAKKHGIKFVGPNAFTLANTANGLCFPFVPSFKPPKGGLSLITQSGGLGIFLWNLMENENVGLAKFVSIGNKLNLDESDFIEYLGNDSETKVICLYLESIVNGTKLIEAAQKINKPLIVYKANTTVAGNKAAMSHTASLSNNEDIIDSAFERAGIIRIDNFRDFITTAKAFDLPPMKGRRIFTMSPAGGIAVSMADICEKEGFCFADPGVAFYNELSDIANAGIIKFSNPLDMGDFYKSNMYPLIFSRVLENENVDGAVCVSQWPKMPSGGEDYFTDLFNTDISNPTIGAIRSSNKPLAFALYGHGPYVANIKRRLSIPVFDGPEEAIKAMKRQMAFYTKKAEGNFIPTQVDGINKTAAAEWIKDKDGVLGEESLELLEFYGIKCPESQVANSPDEAAKAAAKIGFPVVMKVVSPDAVHKTEAGGVLVEIKSADEAKKGFETIKSNLEAYKKNARLDGIRITEMASSGHDMFVGGVNDPSFGPVVFFGYGGIFVEVFKDVENTLCPSSIEEIKGKITRLKSYMILSGTRGQKAADIEAYASLILRVSHLMADFPEIKELDLNPVRILERGGVMALDARMGIKR